A window from Onychostoma macrolepis isolate SWU-2019 chromosome 07, ASM1243209v1, whole genome shotgun sequence encodes these proteins:
- the LOC131543896 gene encoding uncharacterized protein DDB_G0271670 has translation MFISQRKMKHLSLFAVTALLLFNGCYCTSTTALSSVISSTSSISSTSSTSSISSTSSTSSTSSISSTSSISSTSSTSSTSSTSSTSSISSTSSTSSNSSTSSTSSTSSISSTSSTSSISSTSSTSSTSSISSTSSTSSTSSISSTSSTSSISSTSSTSSTSSTSSNSSTSSTSSTSSISSTSSTSSTSSISSTSSTSSTSSISSTSSTSSTSSTSSTSSTSSIYNACQSSRKHNHLSGRSSSFNSAHDDHGFNYKCSKSYSFVSGLSASLCR, from the exons atgtttatttcccAAAGGAAGATGAAGCATTTGAGTCTCTTTGCTGTAACTGCTCTCCTGCTCTTCAATGGATGTTACTGCACTTCCACAACAGCACTATCTTCGGT CATCTCCAGCACCTCCAGCATCTCCAGCACCTCCAGCACCTCTAGCATCTCCAGCACCTCCAGCACCTCCAGCACCTCCAGCATCTCCAGCACCTCCAGCATCTCCAGCACCTCCAGCACCTCCAGCACCTCCAGCACCTCCAGCACCTCTAGCATCTCCAGCACCTCCAGCACCTCCAGCAACTCCAGCACCTCCAGCACCTCCAGCACCTCCAGCATCTCCAGCACCTCCAGCACCTCCAGCATCTCCAGCACCTCCAGCACCTCCAGCACCTCCAGCATCTCCAGCACCTCCAGCACCTCCAGCACCTCCAGCATCTCCAGCACCTCCAGCACCTCCAGCATCTCCAGCACCTCCAGCACCTCCAGCACCTCCAGCACCTCCAGCAACTCCAGCACCTCCAGCACCTCCAGCACCTCCAGCATCTCCAGCACCTCCAGCACCTCCAGCACCTCCAGCATCTCCAGCACCTCCAGCACCTCCAGCACCTCCAGCATCTCCAGCACCTCCAGCACCTCCAGCACCTCCAGCACCTCCAGCACCTCCAGCACCTCCAGCATCTACAATGCCTGCCAATCCAGCCGCAAGCACAACCACCTCAGCGGCCGGAGCAGCAGCTTCAACAGCGCCCACGATGACCACGGCTTCAACTACAAGTGCAGCAAGAGCTACAGCTTCGTTTCCGGTCTATCAGCTTCTCTGTGCAGGTAA